A region from the Geotrypetes seraphini chromosome 10, aGeoSer1.1, whole genome shotgun sequence genome encodes:
- the CDC42EP5 gene encoding cdc42 effector protein 5, whose amino-acid sequence MPILKQSSSAHTKKRPRIDREMISAPLGDFRHTMHVGRGGDAFGDTSFLSNHGPSPAPMPEQPEARKNGVGSLSQLSQSSGIASGAGSIASSPANSGSFTEDGLALWNTGSYGSRAAQTDGVDWISSGDDCGLKHAESILSFHLDLGPSILDEVLGVMDKKEPESEWGQTKGDLYCFEYKLSSEAAGAERETSSPASADPHPPPQHNLTMPSRRDSTSAYECDSEEEKHSVYEDVDVSPEQSVSASCHMKEAEEIEEEEEGGQSYTFDDTDDEIGL is encoded by the coding sequence ATGCCCATCCTCAAGCAGTCAAGCAGCGCGCACACGAAGAAGCGTCCTCGAATCGACCGAGAGATGATCAGTGCTCCGCTGGGCGATTTCCGTCACACCATGCACGTGGGGAGGGGCGGCGATGCTTTCGGAGACACCTCCTTCCTCAGCAACCATGGCCCCTCACCGGCCCCGATGCCCGAGCAGCCTGAAGCCAGGAAAAACGGAGTCGGGTCACTTAGCCAGCTCTCCCAGTCCTCGGGCATCGCTTCTGGGGCTGGCAGCATAGCTTCCAGCCCAGCCAATTCTGGCTCATTCACGGAGGATGGGCTGGCTCTCTGGAACACTGGAAGCTATGGCAGCAGAGCCGCACAGACGGATGGCGTTGACTGGATATCATCAGGTGATGACTGTGGCCTGAAGCATGCAGAATCTATCTTGTCTTTCCACCTGGACCTGGGCCCATCGATCCTGGACGAGGTGTTGGGTGTCATGGACAAGAAGGAACCAGAGAGCGAATGGGGACAGACCAAAGGGGACCTGTACTGCTTTGAATACAAACTCTCCTCAGAGGCTGCTGGTGCTGAAAGGGAGACATCTTCCCCAGCTTCAGCAGATCCTCATCCACCCCCCCAGCACAATCTGACCATGCCAAGCAGGAGGGACTCCACCTCAGCTTATGAGTGTGACAGTGAGGAGGAGAAGCATTCAGTCTATGAGGATGTCGATGTCAGCCCCGAACAGAGTGTTTCTGCCAGCTGCCATATGAAGGAGGCAGAAGagattgaggaggaggaggagggagggcaaAGCTACACATTTGATGATACCGATGATGAAATAGGACTATAG